In Marinitoga sp. 38H-ov, the sequence TGGGCCAAAAAAATAAAATGTTGAAAACATCCGTGTTTTAAACAATATTAAGTTTTTGTTAAATTCATCTTATTTTTTCATATATAACCTCCTTCATTCCAATGATTTGATAAATTCTTCGGTTTCTTTTAAACGATAACTATTACCATTCATATTTACTAAATATGCTTTGTGAGCCAATCTATCAATCATTGCTGCTGATAATACTG encodes:
- a CDS encoding ATP-binding protein — encoded protein: VLSAAMIDRLAHKAYLVNMNGNSYRLKETEEFIKSLE